A single window of Streptomyces cathayae DNA harbors:
- a CDS encoding DUF5958 family protein, with product MDERDVLLNELAQGLRPVPEGIEWFDGLGREEQSEVLLFLRHHCVQARAVAEDAPESIRRAGLRPTHTPAVLISRGRIDEQLGKIASLAPLDERRKAFRLLIAVLTIADARRRERFCSGGCGHWWHRLSVVRQPSTAPLKASSALPGTWERLGQQSHVHGGPATEFVGVMSSG from the coding sequence ATGGACGAACGCGACGTCCTGCTCAACGAACTCGCGCAGGGGCTGCGCCCGGTGCCGGAGGGCATCGAATGGTTCGACGGCCTCGGCCGGGAAGAGCAGTCCGAGGTGCTGCTGTTCCTGCGCCATCACTGCGTCCAGGCGCGCGCCGTCGCCGAGGACGCACCGGAGAGCATCCGCCGTGCCGGGCTGCGCCCGACGCATACGCCCGCGGTGCTGATCTCACGAGGCCGGATCGACGAGCAACTGGGAAAGATCGCCTCTCTCGCGCCCCTCGACGAACGCCGCAAGGCGTTCAGGCTGCTGATCGCGGTGCTCACGATTGCCGACGCGCGGCGCCGCGAGCGCTTCTGCTCCGGCGGCTGCGGTCACTGGTGGCACAGGCTGTCCGTCGTCCGACAACCCAGCACAGCACCCCTGAAGGCATCGAGTGCGCTCCCGGGAACTTGGGAGCGACTCGGTCAGCAGTCCCATGTCCATGGCGGGCCCGCCACTGAGTTTGTGGGCGTGATGTCGTCAGGGTGA
- a CDS encoding Ppx/GppA phosphatase family protein, with protein sequence MRRRPGTVLEPVFSRKVRLRLHETLDRKGRLDKAGMKSVERAVAEAVAADPRPCGPEVFAFATSVIRDAPNRDEIIARVARTTGTRLRVLSGVEEARLAYVAARQWAGPTAGQLLVLDIGGGTVEIASGTGDQPRVVHSLPLGARRITRDWLPGGTAPSQRRLAEIRQHLHRSLEAVPGLPQAEPDGRVLACSKTFEQLARLAAAQGKAPRAGRRLALPQLRTSVSLLADAGPARRAKLPGISRHRAEQSLAGALIAQALMEACGARSVEICPWSTREGLLLERLGPPHITADRSRLAG encoded by the coding sequence GTGCGTCGGCGCCCGGGGACGGTGCTGGAGCCGGTGTTCTCCCGCAAGGTGCGGTTGAGACTGCACGAGACCCTCGACCGCAAGGGGCGGCTGGACAAGGCCGGCATGAAGAGCGTCGAGCGGGCAGTGGCCGAGGCCGTCGCCGCCGACCCGCGTCCGTGCGGACCGGAGGTGTTCGCGTTCGCGACCTCCGTCATCCGGGACGCGCCCAATCGCGACGAGATCATCGCGCGTGTGGCACGCACCACCGGCACCCGCCTGCGCGTGCTGAGCGGCGTCGAGGAGGCGCGGCTGGCCTACGTGGCCGCCCGCCAGTGGGCAGGACCGACGGCCGGGCAGCTGCTGGTCCTGGACATCGGCGGCGGCACCGTGGAGATCGCCTCCGGCACCGGAGACCAGCCCCGCGTCGTCCACTCGCTGCCCCTGGGTGCTCGCAGGATCACCCGGGACTGGCTTCCCGGCGGCACCGCGCCGTCCCAACGCCGCCTGGCCGAGATCCGGCAGCACCTTCATCGGTCCCTGGAAGCCGTGCCCGGTCTGCCGCAGGCCGAACCCGATGGGCGGGTGCTGGCCTGTTCCAAGACCTTCGAACAGCTCGCCCGGCTCGCCGCCGCCCAGGGCAAGGCACCGCGAGCCGGACGGCGGCTGGCGCTACCCCAGCTGCGCACGTCAGTCTCCCTGCTGGCCGATGCGGGACCGGCCCGCCGTGCCAAGCTGCCGGGCATCTCCCGGCACCGCGCCGAGCAGTCCCTGGCCGGAGCCCTGATCGCACAGGCCCTCATGGAAGCCTGCGGGGCCAGGAGCGTCGAGATCTGCCCGTGGTCCACCCGGGAAGGGCTGTTGCTCGAACGCCTCGGCCCACCCCACATCACGGCCGACCGGTCCCGCCTGGCCGGCTGA